One window from the genome of Jeotgalibaca sp. MA1X17-3 encodes:
- the hprK gene encoding HPr(Ser) kinase/phosphatase, whose amino-acid sequence MANSVTVQELIKGSSYKVLAGEEFLNKKITTTEISRPGVELTGYFNFYPADRVQLLGKTEISFIARMTAEERMVIMRRLSQKETPCFIISRKMEAPVELVKACQEAGIPLLQAQSKTTRVSSKVTNFLESHLAERVSMHGVLVDVFGMGVMIIGDSGVGKSETALELIQKGHRLVADDRVDMYQYDEETLMGEAPGILRHLIEIRGIGIMDVMTLFGAGAVKQSNEVNLIVNLELWTQEKKYERLGSTEEVVNILDVTVPKITIPVKTGRNLAIIVEIAAMNFRAKSMGYNAAETFERNLDLLIKENSMKED is encoded by the coding sequence ATGGCAAATAGTGTAACAGTTCAAGAATTGATAAAAGGTTCTTCATACAAAGTTCTTGCCGGTGAAGAGTTTTTAAATAAAAAGATAACCACCACTGAAATATCCAGACCTGGTGTTGAACTAACGGGCTACTTCAATTTTTATCCTGCTGACCGTGTACAATTATTAGGGAAAACGGAAATATCCTTTATTGCTCGAATGACAGCTGAAGAACGTATGGTAATTATGAGAAGACTTAGTCAGAAGGAAACTCCGTGTTTTATTATTTCTCGCAAAATGGAAGCACCAGTAGAACTTGTCAAAGCTTGTCAAGAAGCAGGGATACCACTTTTACAAGCGCAATCGAAGACTACGCGTGTTTCAAGTAAAGTCACGAACTTCTTAGAAAGTCATTTAGCAGAACGCGTTTCCATGCATGGTGTACTGGTTGATGTATTTGGGATGGGTGTAATGATTATCGGAGATAGTGGTGTTGGTAAATCTGAAACAGCATTGGAGTTAATCCAAAAAGGACATCGTTTAGTAGCGGATGACCGCGTTGATATGTATCAATACGATGAAGAGACATTGATGGGAGAAGCACCAGGAATTTTACGACACTTAATTGAAATTAGAGGGATTGGGATTATGGATGTCATGACCTTATTTGGTGCAGGCGCCGTTAAGCAATCCAATGAAGTTAATTTAATTGTGAACCTAGAACTGTGGACGCAAGAAAAGAAATACGAACGATTAGGTAGTACGGAAGAAGTAGTAAATATTCTAGATGTTACGGTTCCAAAGATTACCATACCTGTTAAAACGGGCCGAAATCTAGCAATTATTGTAGAAATTGCTGCAATGAATTTCCGTGCAAAGAGTATGGGGTACAATGCTGCCGAAACATTTGAACGAAACTTAGATCTCTTAATAAAAGAGAACTCTATGAAAGAAGATTAA
- a CDS encoding phage holin family protein, with amino-acid sequence MGFWQRIAINSLVFIALQYMMQGFIVSSVWTALIASIVLAFLNVLVKPVLSLLSFPITLLTFGLFSFVINALMLSLTSVLVGSGFYFSNFGTALLVSLVLSLVQSFISDRKRY; translated from the coding sequence ATGGGATTTTGGCAAAGAATAGCAATTAACTCTCTTGTATTTATTGCTCTACAATATATGATGCAAGGGTTTATAGTAAGTAGTGTATGGACTGCTTTAATAGCAAGTATCGTTCTGGCATTTCTGAATGTATTAGTGAAGCCAGTACTTTCTCTACTATCGTTTCCAATTACCTTACTTACTTTTGGACTGTTTAGTTTCGTTATCAATGCGTTAATGCTTTCTCTTACTTCCGTATTAGTAGGATCAGGATTTTATTTTAGTAACTTTGGAACAGCATTGCTTGTTTCCCTTGTTCTTTCACTAGTTCAAAGCTTCATTTCTGATAGAAAAAGATACTAA
- a CDS encoding PspC domain-containing protein, translating into MKKLTKSATDRQVSGVLGGIAEYFGIDSTIIRVLFLVFTFAGVGSPVFLYIIMAILLPEPNRNNYRNGGNSPYGDPTRRGSRDSQARPRKEAKPVKNDEDDNWSDF; encoded by the coding sequence ATGAAAAAACTAACTAAATCAGCTACAGATAGACAAGTGAGTGGTGTTTTGGGTGGGATTGCTGAATATTTTGGCATCGACTCAACAATCATTCGTGTTCTATTCTTGGTATTTACCTTTGCTGGGGTAGGATCGCCTGTATTTTTATATATCATCATGGCTATTCTGTTGCCTGAGCCAAATCGTAATAATTATAGAAATGGTGGAAATTCTCCTTATGGAGATCCAACTAGAAGAGGTAGTAGAGATAGTCAAGCTAGACCGCGTAAAGAGGCTAAACCAGTAAAAAATGATGAAGATGACAATTGGAGCGATTTCTAA
- the liaX gene encoding daptomycin-sensing surface protein LiaX yields the protein MSERERILALVREGIITTEDAIELLESAAKKLGKDEMRKNKEADFTEDTKTQHPEDKKVDSIDETEKKDQATFEKILGELASEISFFSSRVDEKTEALQVLRRQISLKEERRQEIATYEEFDTMTVELEMEALRLEEELESLRSQEASLREEKIGMEQKMHTLKKEQLEKNVRSFSEKFGSKEEWKETADDLNVKINKVGSRIGKFLTSTMDSVKDNIEWKEFDFNMNVPGLVTSKFSQKFLFENTTATILDFQLANGNISLEKWDKEDIKVEADIKIYAKFEEATPEEAFEARSTIDISEDQFTFNVPNKRVRCDIIVSLPEREYDYVAFKLLNGNVNVNDMKGKDIYIKTTNSLMNFTNLEATMLEMDGVNGGITIEDSKLIDLMAKLVNGDIQINKNEIASSSLSLVNGDIRMTTTDSTVKRVEASIVNGAIKVALPAEKSIELEASSSLGQIKNRISDVEILKQRDEKTNKYLQFRRLVDTAPVMVELKTTNGNILLKDTDK from the coding sequence ATGAGCGAAAGAGAACGAATTTTGGCGCTGGTAAGAGAAGGGATCATCACAACGGAAGATGCGATTGAACTTTTAGAAAGTGCTGCAAAGAAATTAGGAAAAGATGAGATGCGTAAAAACAAAGAAGCGGATTTCACTGAAGACACTAAAACCCAACACCCAGAAGATAAAAAAGTTGATTCTATTGATGAAACTGAAAAGAAAGACCAAGCAACCTTTGAAAAGATTTTGGGAGAATTAGCGAGTGAAATTTCATTCTTTTCTTCTAGAGTGGATGAAAAAACAGAAGCTTTACAAGTTCTTCGTCGACAAATTAGTCTAAAAGAAGAACGAAGACAAGAAATTGCTACCTATGAAGAATTCGATACAATGACGGTAGAATTAGAAATGGAAGCTCTTCGTTTAGAGGAAGAATTAGAAAGTCTGCGTTCCCAAGAAGCTTCTTTAAGAGAAGAAAAAATAGGAATGGAACAAAAAATGCATACACTAAAGAAAGAGCAACTAGAGAAAAATGTTCGCTCCTTTAGTGAAAAATTTGGTAGTAAAGAAGAATGGAAAGAGACAGCGGATGATCTTAATGTAAAGATCAATAAAGTCGGTTCTCGTATCGGAAAATTCTTAACGTCCACAATGGATTCCGTAAAAGATAATATTGAATGGAAAGAATTTGATTTCAACATGAATGTACCGGGCTTAGTAACTAGTAAATTTAGTCAGAAATTCTTGTTTGAAAATACAACAGCAACCATCTTAGATTTCCAATTAGCAAATGGGAACATTTCTTTGGAAAAATGGGATAAAGAGGACATTAAAGTAGAAGCAGATATCAAGATTTACGCTAAATTTGAAGAAGCTACACCAGAGGAAGCTTTTGAAGCTAGGAGCACGATAGATATAAGTGAAGATCAATTTACTTTCAACGTTCCTAATAAACGAGTTCGCTGTGATATCATCGTTTCTTTACCGGAACGCGAATATGATTACGTAGCGTTTAAATTGTTGAATGGAAATGTGAACGTAAACGATATGAAGGGGAAAGATATTTATATCAAAACAACCAATAGTCTGATGAACTTTACGAACCTAGAAGCTACGATGCTAGAAATGGATGGAGTCAATGGGGGAATTACCATTGAAGACAGCAAACTGATTGATTTGATGGCAAAGTTAGTAAATGGAGATATTCAAATAAATAAGAATGAAATTGCTAGTTCATCACTGTCACTAGTGAATGGAGATATCCGTATGACGACAACGGATTCTACTGTAAAAAGAGTAGAAGCTTCTATTGTAAATGGAGCAATCAAAGTAGCACTTCCTGCTGAAAAAAGTATTGAATTGGAAGCAAGTAGTTCATTGGGACAAATTAAAAATCGAATCTCAGATGTTGAAATCTTAAAACAAAGAGATGAAAAAACGAATAAATATCTACAGTTCAGAAGACTGGTAGACACAGCACCAGTTATGGTAGAATTAAAGACAACAAACGGTAATATTCTATTAAAAGATACTGATAAATAA
- the uvrA gene encoding excinuclease ABC subunit UvrA, which yields MAKNQIVVHGARSHNLKDIDVTIPRDKMVVVTGLSGSGKSSLAFDTLYAEGKRRYVESLSAYARQFLGQMDKPDVDSIDGLSPAIAIDQKSTNNNPRSTVGTVTEINDFLRLLYARIGHPICPNDGTEISSQSAEQIVNQILELPERTRIQILAPIVKSKKGQHKKVFEKIKKQGYVRVRVDGEIYDISEVPELEKNKNHQIEIVIDRIVIKEGIRSRLFDSIEAALRLAEGYALVDIIDGEEMSFSEHYACPICGFTVGEVEPRLFSFNAPYGACADCDGLGVKLEVDQDLIIPDKTLTLKENALLPWKPISSNYYPELLKQFCEQNQIPMNVPYQELSKEHRDQLLYGSNGSTFHFLYKNEFGGTRDVNIAFEGVVQNVSRRYQESSSEYTRKAMRQYMTELTCQTCHGARLNQQALSVKVENTDIAKLTDYSIENAIEFFKHVHLSESEYIIANPILREINSRLSFLNNVGLNYLTLSRSAGTLSGGEAQRIRLATQIGSNLSGVLYILDEPSIGLHQRDNNLLIDSMKKMRDLGNTLIVVEHDEDTMFQADYLIDIGPGAGSAGGEVVAAGTPKQVMKKKKSITGQYLSGKKFISVPEHRRTEDRGAVLVEGATENNLKNIDVAFPIGKFIAVTGVSGSGKSSLVNRILKLALSRELTRAKEKPGAFKKISGYEKDFEKVIDINQSPIGRTPRSNPATYTTVFDNIRDLFANTNEAKIRGYSKGRFSFNVKGGRCEACKGDGILKIEMHFLPDVYVPCEICHGTRYNSETLEVRYKGKNIADVLAMTIEEALAFFDAIPKIRRKLQTIADVGLGYVTLGQSATTLSGGEAQRMKLASELQRVSTGQTFYILDEPTTGLHTHDIAKLLEVLERLVDAGNTVLVVEHNMDVIKTADHIIDMGPEGGDGGGTVIAQGTPEEIAEVEESYTGQFLKKILERDKERTKSKTK from the coding sequence ATGGCAAAAAATCAAATTGTCGTGCATGGCGCACGTTCCCATAATTTAAAAGATATAGATGTTACCATTCCGCGTGATAAAATGGTTGTAGTAACCGGGCTATCTGGATCTGGAAAAAGTTCATTAGCTTTTGACACTTTATATGCGGAAGGAAAAAGACGGTATGTAGAAAGTCTTTCTGCCTATGCCCGTCAATTTTTGGGACAAATGGATAAACCTGATGTAGATAGTATTGATGGATTAAGTCCTGCTATTGCGATTGATCAAAAATCAACTAATAATAACCCTCGTTCTACGGTAGGAACCGTTACAGAAATTAATGACTTTCTTCGTCTTCTTTATGCACGTATCGGACACCCGATCTGTCCCAATGATGGTACTGAAATTAGCAGTCAATCAGCGGAACAAATTGTCAATCAAATTTTAGAATTACCAGAACGTACCCGAATTCAAATACTAGCTCCCATTGTAAAAAGTAAAAAAGGCCAACATAAAAAAGTTTTTGAGAAAATTAAAAAGCAAGGCTATGTTCGTGTGCGAGTAGATGGTGAAATTTATGATATTTCAGAAGTACCTGAATTAGAAAAAAATAAAAACCATCAAATTGAGATTGTTATTGACCGAATTGTAATTAAGGAAGGAATTCGTTCTCGTTTATTTGATTCAATCGAAGCTGCTCTTCGTTTAGCAGAAGGATATGCATTAGTTGATATCATTGATGGAGAAGAAATGTCCTTTAGTGAACACTATGCTTGTCCCATCTGTGGATTTACAGTAGGTGAAGTGGAACCACGTTTATTTTCTTTTAATGCTCCATACGGGGCTTGTGCAGACTGTGATGGGTTAGGTGTAAAATTAGAAGTCGATCAAGATTTGATTATTCCAGACAAAACACTAACCTTAAAAGAAAATGCTTTGCTACCTTGGAAACCCATTAGTTCTAATTATTATCCAGAACTCTTAAAACAATTTTGTGAACAAAATCAAATTCCTATGAATGTTCCGTATCAGGAACTTTCCAAAGAACATCGTGACCAGCTTCTTTATGGTTCAAATGGTTCTACATTCCATTTTCTTTATAAAAATGAATTTGGGGGAACCCGCGATGTGAATATTGCTTTTGAAGGGGTCGTTCAAAATGTTTCTCGACGCTATCAAGAGTCATCAAGTGAATACACAAGAAAAGCGATGCGTCAGTATATGACCGAATTAACCTGTCAAACTTGTCACGGTGCCCGTTTGAATCAACAAGCACTCAGTGTAAAAGTAGAGAATACAGATATAGCGAAATTAACAGATTATTCGATTGAAAATGCGATTGAGTTTTTTAAACACGTTCATTTATCTGAATCCGAATATATCATAGCGAATCCAATTCTTAGAGAAATTAATTCTCGATTAAGCTTTTTAAACAATGTAGGTTTAAATTACTTAACATTGAGTCGTTCGGCAGGGACTCTATCAGGTGGAGAAGCGCAACGAATTCGTTTAGCAACTCAAATAGGTTCCAATCTTTCAGGAGTTCTTTATATCTTAGATGAGCCGTCAATAGGCCTTCATCAACGAGATAATAATTTACTAATTGATTCCATGAAAAAAATGCGAGATTTAGGAAATACGCTAATAGTAGTAGAACATGATGAAGACACGATGTTTCAAGCAGATTATCTAATCGATATCGGTCCTGGAGCAGGTAGTGCTGGTGGTGAGGTAGTAGCCGCGGGTACACCAAAACAAGTAATGAAGAAAAAGAAATCCATTACCGGACAATACTTGTCAGGTAAAAAATTTATTTCTGTTCCAGAACATCGTCGTACAGAAGATCGAGGAGCTGTTTTGGTAGAAGGAGCTACAGAAAATAATTTAAAAAATATTGATGTAGCCTTTCCAATCGGAAAATTCATTGCTGTGACTGGAGTTTCAGGATCTGGAAAGAGTTCTTTAGTGAACCGTATTCTAAAATTAGCATTGTCACGGGAATTAACTCGTGCAAAAGAAAAGCCTGGTGCATTTAAGAAAATATCAGGATATGAAAAAGATTTTGAAAAAGTAATTGATATCAACCAAAGCCCAATCGGACGGACACCTCGAAGTAACCCGGCAACCTATACGACCGTATTTGATAATATTCGAGACTTATTCGCAAATACAAACGAAGCCAAAATACGTGGATATAGTAAAGGGCGGTTTAGTTTTAATGTAAAAGGTGGACGTTGTGAAGCTTGTAAAGGTGATGGGATTTTAAAAATAGAAATGCACTTCTTACCAGACGTTTATGTACCATGTGAGATTTGTCATGGGACAAGGTACAACTCAGAAACTTTGGAAGTTCGCTATAAAGGAAAAAATATTGCAGATGTATTAGCTATGACGATTGAGGAAGCTCTAGCATTCTTTGATGCGATACCTAAAATTCGTCGCAAACTACAAACGATAGCGGATGTTGGTTTGGGTTATGTTACCTTAGGCCAATCGGCTACGACTTTATCTGGTGGGGAAGCGCAACGGATGAAGCTTGCTAGTGAACTACAGCGAGTATCAACGGGACAAACTTTCTATATTTTAGATGAGCCAACCACTGGTTTACATACGCACGATATTGCTAAACTTTTGGAAGTTCTAGAAAGATTAGTGGACGCTGGAAACACGGTACTGGTCGTTGAACATAATATGGATGTTATCAAGACGGCGGATCATATTATCGATATGGGACCAGAAGGCGGAGACGGTGGAGGAACAGTCATTGCTCAAGGTACACCAGAAGAAATTGCTGAAGTTGAAGAAAGCTATACTGGACAATTTTTAAAGAAAATTTTAGAACGAGATAAAGAGAGAACAAAATCAAAAACAAAATAG
- a CDS encoding metalloregulator ArsR/SmtB family transcription factor, with protein MNRPIENQTAYPESIIFGKIDKNGIEEVTCVQKKIKEDIVERTTQIFKLLGDPTRFRMLYLLEEEWNVNAIALELNMEQSAVSHQLKKLKQAKLVKSRRVGKNMLYSQDDSHVFEILEMAVTHATHTTHPEK; from the coding sequence ATGAACAGACCAATTGAAAATCAAACCGCTTACCCTGAATCTATTATTTTTGGTAAAATAGATAAGAATGGAATAGAAGAGGTGACTTGTGTGCAAAAAAAGATAAAAGAAGATATAGTAGAACGAACCACTCAAATATTTAAATTGCTAGGAGATCCAACACGATTTCGGATGTTGTACCTTTTAGAAGAAGAATGGAATGTAAATGCAATTGCACTGGAACTGAATATGGAACAATCTGCCGTTTCTCATCAATTAAAAAAGTTGAAACAAGCAAAGCTTGTAAAGAGTCGCCGGGTCGGTAAAAATATGTTATATAGCCAAGATGATAGTCATGTTTTTGAAATCTTGGAAATGGCCGTTACTCATGCCACACACACTACTCATCCAGAAAAATAA
- the phoU gene encoding phosphate signaling complex protein PhoU, whose translation MRRIFEKELHELHTQFMRMGVLVNESFHNAIDAFINHDKELSRKVIEDDIEINQCEAQLEQACFELIALQQPVTTDLRKIVTVMKASSDLERIGDHAVSMAKATISVKGNKHNIDIETKIALASDEVSTMLQEVLDAYVVFDADAAYKIAKKDEKIDKLTKEIYEATVEEMKRDPDIVLGGSHYMRIALYIERIGDYITNICEWIIYLNSGKIIELNTHNYVEE comes from the coding sequence ATGAGACGTATTTTTGAGAAAGAATTACACGAATTACATACCCAATTTATGAGAATGGGTGTTTTAGTAAATGAATCTTTTCATAATGCTATTGACGCTTTTATTAATCATGATAAAGAATTATCACGAAAAGTTATTGAAGATGATATCGAAATCAATCAATGTGAAGCTCAATTGGAACAAGCATGCTTTGAACTCATTGCTCTTCAACAACCCGTAACAACTGATTTACGTAAGATTGTAACGGTTATGAAGGCTAGTTCGGACCTGGAACGAATTGGAGACCACGCAGTTAGTATGGCAAAAGCGACTATTTCTGTGAAAGGGAATAAGCATAACATCGATATTGAAACAAAAATTGCTCTTGCTTCAGATGAAGTAAGTACGATGCTGCAAGAAGTTTTAGATGCTTATGTAGTTTTTGATGCAGATGCAGCCTATAAAATTGCAAAAAAAGATGAAAAAATAGACAAGCTCACGAAGGAAATTTACGAAGCAACGGTGGAAGAAATGAAACGAGATCCAGATATTGTTCTAGGTGGTAGCCATTATATGCGAATTGCCTTATATATTGAAAGAATCGGGGATTATATTACTAATATTTGTGAATGGATTATTTACTTGAATTCAGGAAAAATTATTGAATTAAATACACATAACTACGTAGAAGAATAG
- the pstB gene encoding phosphate ABC transporter ATP-binding protein PstB, with the protein MGKPIIETTDVHLYYGDFEALKGITMGINEKEITALIGPSGCGKSTFLRTLNRMNDLIPDVTITGNVSYEGKDIYSENMDTVELRKKIGMVFQQPNPFPFSIRENIAYGLNISGMKDKQKVDEIVEKSLRKASVWDEVKDKLDQNALSLSGGQQQRICIARVLAIEPEIILLDEPTSALDPVSSAQIEQMLLELKKDYTQIIVTHNMQQASRISDQTAFFLSGDLIEYGKTNRIFTNPKDQQTENYISGRFG; encoded by the coding sequence ATGGGAAAGCCAATTATTGAAACAACAGATGTCCATTTATATTATGGAGACTTTGAAGCGTTAAAAGGAATTACTATGGGGATTAATGAGAAAGAAATTACGGCTCTAATTGGTCCGAGTGGTTGTGGGAAATCCACGTTTCTAAGAACTTTGAATCGAATGAATGATTTAATTCCTGATGTAACCATTACAGGTAATGTTAGTTATGAAGGAAAAGATATTTATAGTGAAAATATGGATACGGTTGAGTTACGCAAGAAAATTGGAATGGTTTTTCAGCAACCGAATCCATTCCCTTTTTCCATTCGTGAAAATATTGCCTATGGTTTGAATATTTCTGGTATGAAAGATAAACAGAAAGTAGATGAAATAGTAGAAAAAAGTCTTCGTAAAGCTTCTGTCTGGGATGAGGTCAAAGATAAGTTGGACCAAAATGCTCTTTCTCTTTCTGGAGGTCAGCAGCAACGGATTTGTATTGCTCGGGTACTTGCGATTGAACCAGAAATTATATTGTTAGATGAACCAACGAGTGCTCTTGATCCTGTATCCAGTGCTCAGATTGAACAGATGCTTCTGGAGTTGAAGAAAGACTACACCCAAATTATTGTGACGCACAATATGCAACAAGCATCGCGTATTTCTGATCAAACAGCATTCTTTTTAAGTGGAGATTTAATTGAATATGGTAAAACAAATCGAATCTTTACAAATCCCAAAGATCAACAAACCGAGAATTATATTTCTGGACGCTTCGGTTAA
- the pstB gene encoding phosphate ABC transporter ATP-binding protein PstB, which yields MKPETEIALETKDLHVFYRDFEAIKGISMEFEKNKITSLIGPSGCGKSTYLRSLNRMNDIIPGAKVTGEIIYQGIDVNKPGIDVFEMRKNIGMVFQRPNPFSKSIYENIAFALKRHGMKNKDELDERVETSLKQAALWDQVKDNLNKSAVALSGGQQQRLCIARAIALRPDILLMDEPASALDPISTAQVEETMLQLKEDYTIVIVTHNMQQASRVSDYTSFFYLGNVIEYDETRKIFTRPKIQMTEDYVSGHFG from the coding sequence ATGAAGCCTGAAACGGAGATCGCTTTAGAAACAAAAGATTTACATGTTTTCTATCGAGACTTTGAAGCGATTAAAGGAATTTCAATGGAATTTGAAAAAAATAAGATTACCTCTTTAATTGGACCTAGTGGCTGTGGAAAGTCTACTTATTTACGTTCCTTAAACCGAATGAATGACATCATTCCTGGTGCAAAAGTTACTGGAGAAATTATTTATCAGGGAATAGATGTCAACAAGCCAGGAATTGATGTATTTGAGATGCGTAAAAATATTGGGATGGTTTTCCAAAGACCAAATCCTTTTAGTAAATCCATTTATGAAAATATCGCTTTTGCTTTAAAAAGACATGGAATGAAAAACAAAGATGAATTAGATGAAAGAGTAGAAACTAGTTTGAAACAAGCAGCTTTATGGGATCAAGTAAAAGATAATCTTAATAAGAGTGCGGTTGCTCTATCAGGAGGTCAGCAACAAAGGCTTTGTATTGCTCGAGCAATTGCTTTACGTCCGGATATCCTTTTGATGGATGAACCAGCGAGTGCTTTGGATCCTATCTCTACTGCACAAGTAGAAGAAACCATGCTTCAATTAAAAGAAGACTACACGATTGTCATCGTGACCCATAATATGCAACAAGCATCACGAGTAAGTGATTATACTTCCTTCTTTTACTTAGGAAATGTAATTGAGTATGATGAAACACGAAAAATATTTACACGACCAAAAATTCAAATGACTGAAGATTACGTGTCCGGACACTTTGGATAG
- the pstC gene encoding phosphate ABC transporter permease subunit PstC, which yields MKHSKKNRLETFGRTISLITTAFIVLIVLAILYFVISKGISTFTQDGVTLGEFFTKKIWNPGTIDEMGTQLVGALPMIAGSFLVTFVSAIFATPFALAAAIYMTEISPKTGKKILQPVVELLVGIPSVVYGFIGLTVVVPFVRSIFGGTGFGILSATLVLFVMILPTVTSMSVDALQSVPRYYREASLAMGATRWQTIYKVVLRAGMPGILTAVVFGMARAFGEALAVQMVIGNATLMPTSLVTPASTLTSILTMSMGNTVMGTLENNVLWTLATILLLMALFFNILTRWIGKKGAVKK from the coding sequence ATGAAACATTCCAAGAAAAACCGCCTAGAGACATTCGGGCGGACGATTAGTCTCATCACTACTGCATTTATTGTATTAATTGTTCTGGCAATTCTATATTTTGTAATCAGTAAAGGTATTTCAACCTTTACGCAAGATGGTGTTACACTCGGTGAGTTTTTTACTAAAAAAATCTGGAATCCAGGAACGATAGACGAAATGGGTACCCAGTTAGTGGGAGCCTTGCCGATGATTGCTGGATCTTTTCTAGTTACGTTTGTTTCCGCAATCTTTGCAACACCTTTTGCACTAGCAGCGGCTATTTATATGACAGAAATTTCACCTAAAACAGGTAAAAAAATTCTGCAGCCAGTAGTGGAATTGTTAGTAGGAATACCTTCTGTTGTATATGGCTTTATTGGATTGACAGTCGTAGTTCCTTTTGTTCGTAGTATTTTTGGAGGAACTGGATTTGGAATCCTTTCAGCCACATTAGTTCTGTTTGTGATGATCCTGCCTACTGTTACGAGTATGTCAGTAGATGCACTACAATCTGTCCCTCGCTATTATCGAGAAGCATCTCTTGCAATGGGGGCCACTCGTTGGCAAACTATTTACAAAGTGGTTCTGCGAGCAGGAATGCCTGGAATATTGACCGCAGTCGTATTTGGAATGGCACGAGCATTTGGAGAAGCGTTAGCTGTACAAATGGTAATCGGAAATGCTACGTTGATGCCCACCAGTTTAGTTACCCCTGCCTCTACACTAACGAGTATTTTAACCATGAGTATGGGAAACACTGTAATGGGTACACTTGAAAATAATGTATTATGGACTCTAGCAACTATTTTATTATTAATGGCTTTATTCTTTAATATTTTGACAAGATGGATTGGAAAGAAAGGAGCCGTTAAAAAATGA
- a CDS encoding phosphate ABC transporter substrate-binding protein PstS family protein has protein sequence MKLKRILTGLSFFGILILSGCGEVVDEESITAVGSSALQPLVEAAGEQFGSENLGKFINVQGGGSGTGLSQIDAGAVDIGNSDIFAEERDGIDASKLVDHRVAVVGIAPIVTPGVGVDDISMKELKGIFMGDYTNWSELGGNDLPIVVLNRAKGSGTRATFDEWVLNGEESIVTQEQESNGTVRQIVANTPGTISYVAFSYVTDEVEPLSISGVAPTAENVATNNWIIWSYEHMYTNGEPTGLTKEFMDYMYTPGVQENLIELLGYISIDRMQVERELSGEIKQVE, from the coding sequence ATGAAATTAAAACGTATTTTAACTGGATTGTCTTTCTTTGGAATTTTGATATTATCAGGTTGTGGAGAAGTGGTGGATGAGGAGTCTATTACGGCAGTAGGATCATCTGCTTTACAACCGTTAGTAGAAGCGGCTGGTGAACAGTTTGGGTCAGAAAACCTAGGGAAATTTATCAATGTTCAAGGTGGCGGATCCGGAACTGGTTTAAGTCAAATTGATGCAGGAGCAGTCGATATCGGGAACTCTGATATCTTTGCGGAAGAAAGAGACGGTATTGATGCCTCCAAATTGGTTGATCATCGCGTTGCTGTAGTAGGAATTGCACCCATTGTCACTCCGGGAGTCGGTGTGGATGATATCAGTATGAAAGAATTAAAAGGCATTTTTATGGGAGACTATACGAATTGGTCTGAATTAGGTGGAAACGATCTTCCGATTGTAGTGTTAAATCGAGCAAAAGGGAGTGGAACACGGGCAACCTTTGATGAATGGGTTCTAAATGGAGAAGAAAGTATTGTTACACAAGAACAAGAATCCAATGGGACGGTTCGCCAAATTGTTGCGAATACTCCAGGAACTATTAGTTATGTTGCCTTTTCGTATGTAACCGATGAAGTAGAGCCGCTTTCCATTAGCGGAGTAGCACCAACTGCAGAAAATGTAGCAACTAATAATTGGATTATTTGGTCCTATGAACATATGTATACAAATGGAGAACCAACCGGTCTAACAAAAGAGTTTATGGATTATATGTATACACCGGGTGTTCAAGAAAATTTGATTGAATTGCTAGGATATATTTCAATTGATCGGATGCAAGTGGAACGAGAGTTAAGTGGAGAAATCAAGCAGGTTGAATAA